A single region of the Podospora pseudopauciseta strain CBS 411.78 chromosome 1, whole genome shotgun sequence genome encodes:
- a CDS encoding hypothetical protein (EggNog:ENOG503P604; COG:S) has protein sequence MVTNPGKPKVRVPWGLRSRTVGLSKSGQPLLQFLNGQPISQTSQESTARRLPDSPPTPHRGNERDSLMLPAPLSSPQRGSDVEEPPHDPGAITSSPVGQFALDSPIPSPPKPPENSYQANARRSKTARKATESIDSSDDDGNDRIRRGHIRPATFRTLAQDASAAVLVFSDSKIVIPNSGAAPKPKDDVRTVGETTEKPIFDQPNPRKNQRTYGGRKHGDGGSGVFKKRDRTSTSQRESKRHKSSQDDENHDSNHSGDENKALPEALPAPGSSPGPPTISTPHHLGSSPSKPRGSLPNRISTLDETPESATQLPVHGIPDLLDSPLRADIDWTTTPTAATNRGRTRENDNNHLSRSSPVTYQFSQPGSPLSDAPSSPIELTPILKPSVCPLCKGEVDRDLLAKYEKTNPNRTVQSMHIFCTGHRKDTAREAWELNGYPDIDWRKLNHRIEKLYPFIRSILKGKQESHYAARFRESIKGGKNKTLRTSNENLTPGYYGIRGLRQMSENLIHEFSSVLRKRALEDGLIGARGYTAYLQAVLVPELATRLVMDDMKVGEEEAREILEGSSWVGDMLNDEVADVVFESDSEESD, from the coding sequence ATGGTTACCAATCCTGGGAAGCCGAAGGTCAGGGTTCCCTGGGGTCTTAGGAGCCGCACAGTTGGCTTGTCAAAAAGTGGCCAGCCGCTTCTCCAATTTTTGAACGGTCAGCCTATATCTCAAACTTCGCAGGAATCTACAGCCAGACGCTTGCCGGATAGCCCACCGACACCACACCGAGGTAACGAAAGGGATTCCTTGATGCTCCCGGCTCCTCTCTCATCCCCCCAAAGGGGCTCTGATGTCGAAGAACCCCCTCATGATCCAGGAGCAATCACTAGTTCTCCAGTAGGCCAGTTTGCTCTAGACTCGCCAATACCAAGTCCCCCGAAGCCCCCAGAGAACTCCTACCAAGCAAACGCTCGGCGAAGTAAAACTGCTAGGAAGGCAACGGAGTCCATAGATAGCTCTGACGACGATGGCAACGACAGGATAAGGAGAGGCCATATTCGTCCTGCCACCTTCCGAACGCTCGCTCAGGACGCCTCGGCAGCTGTTTTGGTATTCAGTGACTCTAAGATAGTCATCCCGAACTCAGGAGCAGCACCTAAGCCCAAAGACGATGTCAGAACAGTAGGAGAGACTACCGAGAAGCCAATATTTGACCAACCTAACCCCAGAAAGAACCAGAGGACATATGGCGGAAGGAAACACGGCGACGGTGGATCAGGGGTATTTAAGAAGCGAGACCGCACCTCGACGTCTCAACGTGAGTCTAAGAGGCACAAGAGTTCCCAAGATGACGAAAATCACGACTCCAATCACTCAGGTGATGAGAACAAAGCCTTGCCTGAGGCTCTTCCAGCCCCTGGCTCCAGCCCAGGACCCCCTACGATTTCTACTCCACATCACCTGGGCAGTTCTCCTTCGAAACCACGAGGCAGCCTCCCCAACAGAATATCAACGCTAGACGAAACACCGGAATCAGCTACACAACTCCCAGTACATGGAATACCGGATCTCCTCGACAGCCCACTCAGAGCAGACATCGACTGgaccacaaccccaacagcagccacaaACAGAGGCAGGACACGGGAAAatgacaacaaccacctcagcCGATCCTCACCAGTCACATACCAGTTTTCCCAGCCAGGATCCCCGCTATCGGATGCCCCTTCCTCGCCAATAGAACTCACTCCGATCCTCAAACCGTCCGTCTGCCCCCTTTGCAAAGGAGAAGTCGACCGCGACCTCCTTGCCAAATACGAAAAGACCAACCCAAATCGCACCGTCCAGTCCATGCACATATTCTGCACCGGACACAGGAAAGACACCGCGAGAGAAGCCTGGGAGTTGAATGGCTATCCAGACATTGACTGGCGGAAGCTCAACCACCGGATTGAGAAGCTCTATCCTTTTATTCGGTCTATCCTGAAGGGGAAGCAGGAGTCGCACTACGCTGCGCGGTTTCGGGAAAGTATCAAGGGAGGAAAAAACAAGACGTTGCGGACGTCGAATGAGAACTTGACGCCGGGGTATTATGGGATCAGGGGGCTACGGCAGATGTCGGAGAATTTGATTCACGAGTTTTCTTcggtgttgaggaagagggcgttGGAGGATGGCTTGATTGGTGCGAGAGGGTATACGGCCTATCTGCAGGCTGTGTTGGTGCCGGAGTTGGcgacgaggttggtgatggatgatatgaaggttggagaggaggaggcgagggagatatTGGAGGGGAGCAGCTGGGTGGGGGACATGTTGAATGATGAGGTTGCTGATGTGGTTTTTGAGAGTGATTCGGAGGAGAGTGATTAG
- a CDS encoding hypothetical protein (COG:Z; EggNog:ENOG503NW6M), giving the protein MASSRKYAALPDLDSAPDIYETPELTDDTSTIPPTTVRSASDNEYDDDDDAAAISRSRLRIDQARSKFMPAAVDPSGVDFSDRVNGKRKSYKASSRRHRVLDDGTEELGDLSDEDDAGSLARKIARLRREIEEAKEEYGKQKAAADETTDETGVQEQEIESLSKTLDEMARLGEPLAPRPVATSTPRITSAGEQPAGEIKGTASYTITYAPDYEQTHALAKAADFDRRLVFLEKALGVGSAAMPEFDSNGLPRAIIPLVENLHKQISTLSEASTPTLDAISRRVRTLTQEAENLEKARRNAKQAQEALASAGAAPSGEGATPEDSEQIAKVNALYSMIPTIENLSPLLPPLLDRLRSLRMIHADAATASDTLAQLEQKQAEMATDIQQWREGLEKLEVIINDASALREKNMGVISEWVKDLEGKMSKLS; this is encoded by the exons ATGGCTTCCAGCAGGAAATATGCGGCACTTCCAGACTTG GATTCCGCACCCGATATTTACGAAACCCCCGAGCTTACTGATGATACTTCTACCATTCCC CCCACAACCGTGCGATCAGCCTCTGACAATGAgtatgacgatgacgacgatgccgccgccatctCTCGATCCAGACTCCGGATAGACCAAGCTCGGTCAAAGTTCATGCCGGCTGCCGTGGATCCCTCAGGAGTTGACTTTTCAGACCGTGTCAATGGCAAGCGAAAGTCATACAAGGCGTCCAGCAGACGACACCGCGTGTTGGATGATGGAACCGAAGAGCTGGGCGACTTGagcgacgaggacgatgctGGAAGTTTGGCGCGCAAGATTGCGCGTTTGAGGCGCGAAATTGAggaggcaaaggaggagTACGGCAAACAGAAGGCAGCAGCGGACGAAACTACGGACGAGACTGGTGTTCAAGAGCAGGAGATTGAGTCTCTGAGCAAAACTCTGGATGAGATGGCTAGACTTGGCGAGCCGCTGGCTCCTCGACCGGTTGCTACATCGACCCCCCGGATCACCAGTGCTGGCGAGCAGCCAGCAGGAGAAATCAAGGGTACTGCGAGCTATACTATCACCTATGCCCCGGACTACGAACAAACGCATGCTTTGGCTAAAGCAGCCGACTTTGACCGCCGGCTTGTGTTCTTGGAGAAGGCATTGGGTGTTGGCTCAGCAGCCATGCCGGAATTTGACTCGAATGGTCTTCCCCGAGCTATTATTCCCCTGGTTGAGAACCTTCACAAGCAGATTTCAACATTGTCTGAAGCCTCGACACCCACTCTGGATGCCATCAGCAGGAGGGTCAGGACCTTGACACAGGAGGCGGAGAATCTGGAGAAGGCCCGTAGAAACGCCAAACAAGCTCAGGAGGCTTTGGCATCTGCGGGAGCGGCACCATCTGGCGAAGGCGCCACACCCGAAGACTCGGAGCAGATTGCGAAAGTCAATGCTCTTTACAGTATGATTCCGACCATCGAAAATTTGAGCCCTCTGCTTCCACCCCTGCTGGACCGCCTCAGGTCGTTGAGGATGATTCACGCAGATGCCGCAACGGCATCTGACACCTTGGCCCAGCTGGAGCAAAAGCAGGCCGAGATGGCCACAGATATTCAGCAATGGAGGGAAGGGTTGGAAAAGTTGGAGGTTATAATCAACGATGCGAGTGccttgagggagaagaataTGGGGGTGATCTCGGAGTGGGTGAAGGACTTGGAGGGTAAAATGTCTAAATTGTCTTGA
- a CDS encoding hypothetical protein (COG:F; EggNog:ENOG503Q4GD) codes for MSATPKPAAPGNFTILYFATATSFTGKNVESLPAPLSLRKLGDVLEERYKGIREGVLGHSLVTINLAYVDVPEEGEDDVIIQEGDEVAIIPPVSSG; via the coding sequence ATGTCTGCTACCCCCAAGCCCGCCGCCCCGGGGAACTTCACCATCCTCTACTTTGCCACCGCAACCTCCTTCACGGGCAAGAACGTCGAGTCGCTTCCCGCGCCGCTCTCGCTCAGGAAACTGGGTGAcgtgttggaggagaggtacAAGGGTATCAgagagggggttttggggcaTAGTCTTGTGACGATTAACCTGGCGTATGTGGATGTGcctgaggaaggggaggatgatgtgaTTATtcaggagggggatgaggtggCGATTATTCCGCCTGTTAGCTCTGGCTAG
- a CDS encoding hypothetical protein (COG:S; EggNog:ENOG503P92J): MSSLNPLKTPDDHLRRCWRQQSCSPCLSENACSWCPFTQSCTPNTHPLPLLAPISQPDICPHWSERWEVRTQPLGCNISAITALSILLSILSTILLGLLVWTTTVAYRRLRRAQWDWTRASIPFNQPQFWTKWHSTSGRSRWASSAAPSSSSSPEEEQQPLLNSQ, from the exons ATGTCATCCCTCAACCCTCTCAAAACCCCCGACGACCACCTCCGCCGCTGCTGGCGCCAACAATCCTGCTCACCCTGCCTCTCAGAGAACGCCTGCTCCTGGTGTCCCTTC ACCCAATCCtgcacccccaacacccaccccctccccctcctggcccccatctcccaaccTGACATCTGCCCCCACTGGTCCGAACGCTGGGAGGTCCGCACCCAGCCCCTCGGCTGCAACATCTCAGCCATcaccgccctctccatcctcctctccatcctctccaccatcctcctcggcctcctaGTCTGGACCACCACCGTCGCctaccgccgcctccgccgaGCCCAATGGGACTGGACCCGCGCCTCCATCCCCTTCAACCAACCGCAGTTCTGGACAAAATGGCACAGCACCAGTGGCCGATCACGTTGGGCctcatcagcagcaccatcatcatcatcatcaccagaagaagaacaacaaccgcTGCTAAACTCCCAGTAG
- the COG4 gene encoding Golgi transport complex subunit 4 (EggNog:ENOG503NYET; COG:U) has protein sequence MSAFSNGAATTTKMSATASPNPALTGFPTLNTPKPTTNPANTNPSTVIQNATSPVEIRAALAALHTRESSLTDRLTNLLSSQADLTRSLSRLDNLRAGLGAQVIASRGISNSMLASASETASHLSSRVRTLDLEKSRVEDTLRVVEQVAELKACVAGVVGSMGAPQDWEAAAGYIARASKVPEEIVRGGFAAAVVPTVEVPDPPWVTLESARESLCNLFLREFRKAAEDGDGARVTRFFKLFPLIGRGDVGLDVYGQYVCQGVAGTARTVLKEGASTVGGQGRKDGFFFANALTRLFEHIAHIVDGHGALVEKHYGTGKMVKVIERLQMEADVQGGIILDSWSDERTVDRRLTDVRSYPFSFLVQSFVSQPNRGFGGTPRVNSPAVGGTNDGRQSEDEGVDMKEVDALLSEIAVMLGRWSLYSRFLAGKCREPESPDDAPLTMPEVLTKSNLGRKVSGKLVSPYNELTKFFFRRSVEKAFQLDEFPSGLTLRQNKAIESNPPFIISAVDDVMYIAKTVIEKSISTSQKDVVKEVIPTIQALLGTDFVGLIQRKMRDEYLPKPNVQGGFPPEDKIIAFIVLINSLDVANEYLERIVSGILGHPENPPADSQQPSSVLTATFPFASDAKEIVTRLQNLKTSFHLKSSELIKAGIEALFSEVVYARLRPVITSTFSDADYTISTEEELTELAAQSDKTLEEYLEQVPLTFELGWDALMKPISRLLTPRTYSQLMDKTAGYLAQKVLEKRVWSYAKAGRALSAYGAIRLERDVNGIIGVVSKGNYGVREVFGKVGQILMVANMEEEEWEELVAEEEEGIDGGMVWVLTEEEKLRARDIVREE, from the exons ATGTCTGCTTTCTCCAATGGCGCCGCTACGACGACCAAAATGTCTGCCACCGCGTCTCCTAATCCCGCCCTAACCGGCTTCCCAACCCTCAACacaccaaaaccaaccaccaaTCCCGCCAACACTAACCCATCCACCGTAATCCAAAATGCCACCTCCCCGGTCGAGATCCGCGCTGCCCTCGCGGCACTTCACACCCGCGAATCCTCCCTCACAGACCGTCTAACAAACTTGCTTTCCTCTCAAGCAGACCTCacccgctccctctcccgcctcgaCAACCTCCGCGCCGGGCTCGGCGCCCAGGTGATCGCCTCCCGCGGCATAAGCAACAGCATGCTCGCCTCAGCCTCAGAAACCGCCTCTCACCTCTCCAGCCGGGTCCGCACCCTCGATTTGGAGAAATCTCGGGTGGAAGACACGTTGCGCGTGGTGGAACAGGTTGCCGAGCTGAAAGCATGTGTCGCAGGCGTGGTGGGTAGCATGGGCGCCCCTCAGGACTGGGAGGCGGCAGCTGGATACATTGCGCGGGCTTCCAAGGTGCCTGAGGAGATTGTCCGAGGAGGCTTCGCAGCTGCAGTGGTGCCGACTGTCGAGGTGCCTGACCCCCCTTGGGTTACCCTCGAGTCGGCAAGGGAGAGCTTGTGTAACTTGTTCTTGAGAGAGTTCAGGAAGGCtgccgaggatggggatggtgcAAGGGTGACAAGGTTTTTCAAGCTATTCCCCCTGATTGGGAGGGGTGATGTTGGGCTGGATGTGTATGGGCAGTATGTCTGTCAGGGTGTTGCGGGTACGGCCAGGACGGTGCTCAAGGAAGGCGCTTCTACGGTTGGTGGGCAAGGAAGAAAGGATGGCTTCTTTTTTGCCAATGCCCTCACAAGGTTGTTCGAACACATTGCCCATATTGTGGATGGGCATGGGGCCCTGGTGGAAAAACATTACGGAACCGGGAAGATGGTCAAGGTTATCGAAAGGCTCCAGATGGAGGCAGATGTGCAGGGAGGCATCATCCTGGATTCTTGGAGCGATGAAAGGACCGTGGATAGGAGGTTGACTGATGTCAGAAGTTATCCCTTTTCGTTCCTCGTTCAGAGCTTCGTTTCTCAACCAAATAGAGGCTTCGGAGGAACACCACGAGTAAACTCGCCTGCTGTTGGCGGCACCAATGACGGACGCCagagcgaggatgagggggtggacATGAAGGAAGTAGACGCCTTGCTGAGCGAGATCGCCGTAATGCTTGGAAGGTGGTCTCTGTATTCTCGTTTCCTCGCTGGAAAGTGCAGG GAACCGGAGTCACCGGACGATGCGCCACTCACTATGCCCGAGGTCCTCACCAAGTCTAACCTGGGTCGAAAGGTCTCTGGGAAGCTAGTATCACCCTACAATGAGCTCACCAAATTCTTTTTTCGGCGGTCTGTCGAAAAGGCCTTTCAACTGGACGAGTTCCCTAGCGGACTTACGCTTAGACAAAACAAGGCGATCGAAAGCAACCCACCGTTCATCATCTCCGCTGTTGACGACGTGATGTACATCGCCAAAACCGTCATCGAAAAGtccatctccacctcccagAAAGATGTCGTCAAGGAGGTCATCCCCACGATCCAAGCTCTTCTCGGTACCGACTTTGTCGGCCTGATCCAGCGCAAGATGCGGGATGAATACCTGCCCAAACCCAACGTCCAAGGCGGTTTCCCCCCAGAAGACAAGATCATCGCCTTCATCGTCTTAATCAACAGTCTCGACGTGGCAAACGAGTACTTGGAACGGATCGTATCCGGGATACTGGGACATCCAGAAAACCCACCCGCAGACTCCCAGCAGCCGTCATCAGTACTAACCGCCACCTTCCCCTTTGCCAGCGACGCCAAGGAAATCGTCACCCGCCTCCAGAACCTCAAAACCTCGTTCCACCTCAAATCCAGCGAGCTCATCAAGGCGGGCATCGAAGCCCTGTTTAGCGAGGTAGTTTATGCTCGTCTCCGGCCTGTCATCACCTCCACCTTCAGCGACGCAGATTACACCATCTCCACCGAGGAAGAACTTACCGAGCTCGCCGCGCAGTCAGATAAGACACTGGAGGAATACCTCGAACAGGTTCCGCTGACATTTGAGCTCGGATGGGATGCGCTGATGAAGCCCATCTCACGTTTGTTGACACCAAGGACGTACAGCCAGCTCATGGACAAGACTGCTGGGTATTTGGCGCAAAAGgtgctggagaagagggtgtgGAGTTATGCCAAGGCTGGTAGGGCGCTGAGCGCGTATGGTGCCATCAGACTGGAAAGGGACGTCAACGGTATCATTGGCGTGGTGTCCAAGGGTAATTACGGAGTGAGAGAGGTGTTTGGCAAGGTTGggcagatcttgatggtggcgaacatggaggaggaggagtgggaggagttggttgctgaggaggaggaggggatagatggggggatggtgtGGGTTTtgactgaggaggagaagttgagggCGAGAGATattgtgagggaggagtgA
- a CDS encoding hypothetical protein (EggNog:ENOG503NXGD; COG:U), translated as MKQENTPQDNLLASPSLLRKIDQLRERNIGQHVPLPQLVVVGDQSSGKSSLLESLTGIPFPRDVELCTRYATQITQRRDHSTHVNITIIPGPNSSDEHKSHVEAYHGSALSGEDLRAKFPAILQEVNARMGIRMSSSAKGGTVFSEDILKIEICGPKEDYLTVIDVPGIFRNPTEGVTTKQDILLVRNMVTNYIQDNRTIILAVLPCNIDIANQEILTLAEEYDKKGERTLGILTKPDLVPEASGKDTICSIVENKRKQLTLGYYVVRSRGADQDDSGYESREQMFNEDPWRRLDRGRVGVRALKTKLGELLGEMAKREFPKLRRDIGEMLSRAEKERDGLGPARGTDTEQRIFLSHIADKFQELTKASLEARYHHDPAFEASFHLKLATLMAFLAEDFSREFEAKAAFRYYENEDSDTDDYDDDYDEVVDEDVLPMNPNQTSPAANAKRILRAATRDLDPEEFPELDGIISDSYEVRDPEDGIMDWITNLYVRSRGMELGHYTNAVQASAWREQSSKWPIISRAFTSRAIMIVQRFITDTLSIVCPDSTLRDTLWSCIQEEVLERYKKATGFLEYLLSVEREFNPYTLNKHFNRTRQEAHADRAASHILATLQEAEQAGGDNATVTIGQVRSSTRDKSNIQDVAEQLHDGLSSYYDVARKRFVDNVWTQVVQSHLLFGSNTPLRVFTQDWVIGLGAEQLDAIAGESSSVKEQRANLARKIKDLKEAKKILSF; from the exons ATGAAACAGGAAAACACTCCCCAAGACAACCTGCTTGCTAGTCCGAGCCTCCTTCGCAAAATCGACCAGCTCCGCGAGAGGAATATCGGCCAGCATGTCCCTCTGCCCCAG CTCGTTGTTGTGGGTGACCAGAGCTCTGGCAAATCATCTCTTCTGGAGAGTTTGACTGGAATTCCGTTCCCGCGTGATGTTGAACTCTGCACGCGTTACGCCACTCAAATCACCCAACGCCGCGATCATTCAACTCATGTCAACATCACTATAATTCCTGGTCCGAATTCATCCGATGAACACAAAAGCCATGTCGAGGCGTACCATGGCAGTGCCCTGTCTGGTGAGGATTTGCGCGCCAAATTTCCGGCAATTTTGCAAGAG GTCAACGCCAGAATGGGCATTCGAATGAGCTCATCTGCCAAAGGCGGAACCGTCTTTAGTGAGGACATCCTCAAGATCGAGATCTGCGGTCCCAAGGAAGACTATTTGACCGTCATTGACGTTCCCGGTATCTTTCGTAACCCAACTGAGGGCGTCACTACCAAACAGGACATCTTGTTGGTTCGGAATATGGTCACCAACTACATTCAAGATAACCGGACCATCATCCTGGCTGTCTTGCCTTGCAACATCGATATCGCTAACCAGGAGATTCTGACTCTCGCGGAGGAGTACGACAAGAAGGGCGAACGGACCCTCGGTATTCTTACAAAGCCAGATTTGGTACCCGAGGCCAGCGGCAAAGATACGATTTGCAGCATCGTCGAGAACAAAAGGAAGCAGCTGACTTTGGGCTATTATGTCGTGAGGAGTCGTGGCGCAGATCAAGACGACTCTGGCTATGAGTCCCGCGAACAAATGTTCAACGAAGACCCCTGGCGTCGCCTTGACAGGGGGAGAGTTGGTGTTCGCGCACTCAAGACAAAACTGGGTGAACTGCTGGGCGAGATGGCGAAGCGTGAATTTCCCAAGTTGAGGAGGGATATCGGCGAGATGCTCAGTCGCGCGGAAAAGGAGAGAGATGGACTCGGTCCCGCTCGTGGCACTGATACCGAACAGCGGATATTCTTGAGCCACATCGCAGACAAGTTCCAGGAGCTGACAAAGGCGAGCCTGGAGGCTCGCTATCATCATGACCCGGCATTCGAGGCGTCCTTCCATCTCAAACTCGCCACCCTCATGGCTTTCCTTGCCGAAGATTTCAGTCGCGAGTTTGAAGCAAAGGCTGCATTCCGATACTATGAGAACGAAGACTCCGACACCGACGACTATGACGATGACTACGACGAAGtcgttgatgaggatgttctGCCCATGAATCCCAACCAGACATCGCCTGCCGCGAATGCAAAGAGGATTCTGAGGGCCGCAACTCGTGATCTTGACCCGGAGGAGTTTCCCGAGCTCGACGGCATCATCAGTGACAGTTACGAAGTTCGGGATCCAGAAGATGGTATCATGGACTGGATAACAAATCTTTATGTACGATCACGCGGCATGGAGCTTGGTCATTACACCAACGCGGTGCAGGCAAGTGCATGGAGAGAGCAATCCAGTAAATGGCCCATCATAAGTCGCGCTTTTACCAGCCGCGCGATCATGATCGTCCAGCGCTTCATCACAGACACGCTCAGCATCGTGTGCCCCGATAGCACGCTTCGGGATACCTTGTGGTCATGCATCCAAGAGGAGGTGCTCGAGCGATACAAGAAAGCGACTGGTTTTCTCGAGTACCTCCTCTCCGTTGAGCGTGAGTTCAATCCTTACACGCTCAACAAGCACTTCAACAGGACCCGTCAAGAGGCTCACGCGGACAGAGCAGCTTCCCACATTCTCGCGACACTGCAGGAGGCAGAACAAGCGGGCGGAGACAACGCCACCGTCACCATCGGCCAAGTTCGCAGCTCGACTAGAGACAAATCCAACATACAAGATGTGGCCGAGCAGCTCCACGACGGCCTAAGCTCGTACTACGACGTTGCTCGGAAACGGTTTGTCGACAACGTCTGGACTCAGGTTGTTCAGTCCCACCTGCTTTTTGGCTCCAACACTCCGCTCAGGGTCTTCACCCAGGATTGGGTGATTGGGCTTGGTGCCGAGCAACTCGATGCGATTGCTGGGGAGTCGTCGAGTGTCAAGGAGCAGCGGGCTAACTTGGCTCGCAAGATCAAGGACTTGAAGGAAGCGAAGAAGATTTTGTCGTTCTGA
- a CDS encoding hypothetical protein (EggNog:ENOG503NZJJ; COG:Q), with amino-acid sequence MSTTENPVWLITGASSGFGFALAKEALSRSHTVIATSRSTSSEGMISLSSWGAITLPFDVTASEEVLSGVIAEAASLVPEGRITHVVNCAGYILEGAVEETTQEEVRKVFETNVLGSVNIARAVVGKLRETGGVLVQMGSLGSWMGGGGTKWAVSGLTEGLADELKPFGIRVCCVEPGYTRTSFLAEGGGHRVKAKNVMERYDGLGFREGLNAYDGQQPGDVDRCAVAMVDVLTSTGMADGKEIPVRLVLGSDCLKVVRDKCESTLKLVDEWETVTKFADGQK; translated from the exons ATGTCAACCACCGAAAACCCCGTCTGGCTCATCACCGGCGCCTCCtccggcttcggcttcgccCTCGCAAAAGAAGCCCTCTCCCGCTCACACACCGTCATCGCAACCTCCCGCTCGACCTCCTCCGAGGGAAtgatctctctctcctcttggGGAGCCATCACCCTGCCGTTCGACGTGACAGCCTCGGAGGAGGTTCTCTCGGGTGTCATCGCCGAGGCGGCGAGTTTGGTCCCAGAAGGGAGAATCACTCATGTAGTCAACTGCGCTGGTTACATACTTGAAGGAGCCGTTGAGGAGACCACGCAAGAGGAAGTGAGAAAGGTTTTCGAGACGAACGTGCTGGGGAGTGTGAACATTGCCAGGGCTGTGGTGGGGAAGCtgagggagacggggggggtgttggtgcagatggggagtttggggagttggatggggggtggggg CACTAAATGGGCGGTTTCGGGGTTgacggaggggttggcggaTGAGCTGAAACCGTTTGGGATTCGGGTTTGCTGTGTCGAGCCTGGGTATACGAGGACTTCGTTTTTggcggagggaggagggcatAGGGTTAAGGCGAAGAATGTGATGGAGAGGTatgatgggttggggtttagggaggggttgaatgCGTATGATGGGCAGCAGCCGGGGGATGTGGACAGATGTGCGGTTGCTATGGTTGATGTGTTGACTAGCACGGGGATGGCTGACGGCAAAGAGATTCCGGTGAGGCTGGTGTTGGGGTCGGATTGCTTGAAGGTTGTGAGAGACAAGTGTGAGAGTACGCTGAAGCTGGTGGACGAGTGGGAGACTGTTACCAAGTTTGCGGATGGGCAGAAGTGA